A portion of the Flavobacterium limnophilum genome contains these proteins:
- a CDS encoding Lrp/AsnC family transcriptional regulator, whose product MILDETDKKILRLLQVDAHLTLKDISNKINLSLTPVHDRVKRLEKEGIIEKYVSILNKKKLGNNLMVYCQVTLVKQTYDVSEGFNQSIMNMPEVVECNFISGSFDYMLKIILPDMESYHNFHQKKLSVLPEVSLINSFFIISEVKSTTVLPI is encoded by the coding sequence ATGATTTTAGATGAAACGGACAAAAAAATCCTGCGATTGCTACAAGTGGATGCGCATTTGACTTTAAAAGATATTTCCAATAAAATAAATCTCTCGCTTACGCCCGTTCACGATCGAGTGAAACGTTTGGAAAAGGAAGGGATTATCGAAAAATATGTTTCGATTTTGAACAAGAAGAAATTGGGCAATAATTTGATGGTCTATTGTCAAGTGACGTTGGTGAAACAAACCTACGATGTTTCGGAAGGATTCAATCAATCGATTATGAATATGCCGGAAGTGGTTGAATGTAATTTTATTTCGGGAAGTTTCGATTATATGCTCAAAATCATTTTGCCCGATATGGAAAGCTACCATAATTTTCACCAAAAAAAGTTGTCGGTTTTGCCCGAGGTTTCGTTGATTAACAGCTTTTTTATTATCTCGGAAGTAAAGAGCACAACCGTTTTGCCTATATAA
- the dapF gene encoding diaminopimelate epimerase, translating into MQVEFYKYQGTGNDFVMIDNRSGFFPKENVQLVARLCDRRFGIGADGLILLENDTETDFKMVYYNSDGNQSSMCGNGGRCLVAFAKDLNVIKDNCTFIATDGLHHASVANDGIVSLQMIDVADIKKEADYTFMNTGSPHHVQLVEDLEHYNVKENGAALRYGSLYGKEGSNINFVKKINEDTFSLRTYERGVEDETLACGTGATAVAIAMNATGQTNASSINLNVEGGKLAVSFDKIGDQFTNVFLIGPAEFVFKGQIEI; encoded by the coding sequence ATGCAAGTAGAATTCTATAAATACCAGGGAACAGGAAACGATTTTGTAATGATAGACAATCGCTCCGGATTTTTCCCAAAGGAAAATGTACAACTCGTGGCTCGTTTGTGCGACCGACGTTTTGGAATTGGAGCGGATGGATTGATTCTGTTGGAAAACGACACCGAAACTGATTTTAAAATGGTTTATTACAATTCCGATGGAAACCAAAGCTCCATGTGTGGGAATGGTGGTCGCTGTTTGGTGGCTTTCGCCAAAGATTTGAACGTGATTAAAGACAATTGTACTTTCATCGCTACCGATGGTTTGCATCACGCCAGCGTTGCCAATGATGGAATTGTGTCTTTGCAAATGATTGATGTTGCCGATATAAAAAAAGAAGCCGATTACACTTTTATGAATACGGGTTCGCCACACCACGTGCAACTGGTGGAAGATTTGGAACATTATAATGTAAAAGAAAACGGAGCAGCTCTTCGTTACGGGTCATTATACGGAAAAGAAGGAAGCAACATCAATTTCGTTAAGAAAATCAATGAAGATACTTTCTCGCTTCGCACTTACGAAAGAGGGGTAGAAGATGAAACATTGGCTTGCGGAACAGGAGCTACAGCCGTTGCCATTGCAATGAATGCTACAGGACAAACCAATGCTTCTTCCATTAATTTAAATGTGGAAGGCGGAAAATTAGCCGTTTCTTTTGATAAAATTGGTGATCAGTTTACCAATGTTTTCCTAATTGGGCCAGCGGAATTTGTGTTTAAAGGGCAAATTGAAATTTAG
- a CDS encoding S1C family serine protease, protein MKRFSSLFLVSLLSGAVTLGSYKLLFDDNGFFSNKSITTSAPNSYGRTVGLSAEAVDFTEAADKTIHTVVHVKNVSRKNVSNPILEYFYGYRGDQLQEQVGTGSGVIISEDGYIVTNNHVIKDASEIEITLNNKKSYPAKLIGTDSKMDIALLKINADEKLPYTVFANSDSVKIGEWVLAVGNPYNLNSTVTAGIISAKARNLETGGIQSFIQTDAAVNPGNSGGALVNTRGELIGINTMISSPTGSYAGYSFAIPSNNAKKIIDDLIEFGNVQRGVLGVEGGELNAQASKELGIKETQGFYINKVQKNSGAEKAGIQKGDIIVKLDNQNIATFADLSGYINTKRPNDKVEVTFIREGKNKAVPVVLSKNEFFSTEIKGIELENIDAADKKRFHLDGGAKIKSITNENLKQYEQDLKGNIILSIDNVKIKDIESASKLLNNKAENQSIQMEMINKRGEIIRIII, encoded by the coding sequence ATGAAACGATTTTCAAGCCTATTTTTGGTATCATTGTTGAGCGGAGCCGTAACATTGGGTTCTTATAAATTGTTATTTGACGACAATGGCTTTTTTTCAAACAAATCCATTACAACTTCAGCTCCTAATTCGTATGGACGAACAGTTGGCCTATCGGCAGAAGCAGTTGATTTTACCGAAGCTGCCGACAAAACCATTCACACGGTGGTTCACGTAAAAAATGTTTCCCGAAAAAATGTTTCGAATCCTATTTTGGAATATTTCTACGGTTACCGTGGCGACCAATTGCAGGAACAAGTAGGGACGGGTTCGGGAGTAATCATTTCGGAAGACGGTTATATAGTGACCAACAATCACGTGATAAAAGACGCATCGGAAATAGAAATCACCTTGAACAACAAAAAATCCTACCCTGCAAAACTCATCGGAACAGACTCAAAAATGGATATTGCTTTGTTAAAAATCAATGCTGACGAGAAATTACCTTATACAGTTTTTGCCAACTCGGATTCGGTAAAAATTGGCGAATGGGTTTTAGCAGTAGGAAATCCTTATAATTTAAATTCGACGGTAACGGCAGGAATCATTTCGGCCAAAGCCAGAAATTTGGAAACTGGCGGAATTCAATCGTTCATTCAAACCGATGCTGCCGTAAACCCAGGAAACAGTGGTGGTGCCTTGGTCAATACTCGTGGGGAATTAATTGGAATCAACACGATGATTTCGTCGCCGACTGGTTCTTACGCTGGTTATTCCTTTGCGATTCCTTCGAATAATGCCAAAAAAATCATTGATGACTTGATAGAGTTTGGAAACGTACAAAGAGGCGTCCTTGGTGTTGAAGGAGGTGAATTGAACGCTCAAGCCTCAAAAGAACTGGGGATTAAAGAAACACAAGGCTTTTACATCAACAAAGTACAAAAAAACTCTGGAGCCGAAAAAGCAGGAATACAAAAAGGCGACATCATTGTTAAATTGGACAATCAAAATATTGCCACCTTTGCCGACCTTTCGGGTTATATCAACACCAAAAGACCCAACGACAAAGTAGAAGTTACTTTTATTCGTGAAGGAAAAAATAAAGCCGTTCCAGTTGTTTTGAGTAAAAACGAGTTTTTCAGCACTGAAATCAAAGGTATCGAATTGGAAAATATTGATGCGGCAGACAAAAAGCGATTTCATTTGGATGGAGGTGCAAAAATAAAATCCATCACCAATGAAAATCTAAAACAATACGAACAAGATCTGAAAGGAAATATCATCTTGAGCATTGACAATGTAAAAATTAAAGACATCGAATCGGCTTCAAAACTTTTGAACAACAAGGCCGAGAATCAAAGTATTCAAATGGAAATGATTAATAAAAGAGGAGAAATCATCCGAATTATTATTTAA